A stretch of Amycolatopsis balhimycina FH 1894 DNA encodes these proteins:
- a CDS encoding alpha/beta fold hydrolase, whose protein sequence is MTERIADVGRGISLAYERIGDTGAEPLVLVAGLGQQLHSWPDAFCAQLAQRGYEVVRFDNRDAGGSTHPRFRPPSLLGMLAGRFPPQQYDLADMAADTMGLFDALDLETAHLAGVSMGGMISQTTAARYPDRIRTLTSIMSTTGSRLLGRPALSTLRMMGAKPPKSREEAVESAVRMFRHIGSRGFPFDEAWVRETAAKGWDRDPTAGGVGRQLAAIMKSGNRTPLLRKITAPTLVIHGDRDRMVHPTGGAATARAIPGARHETVRGMGHDLPEGAWPAVLDLIDQHARSSDVPAP, encoded by the coding sequence TTGACCGAGCGGATCGCGGACGTCGGCCGCGGGATTTCCCTGGCCTACGAACGGATCGGGGATACCGGCGCCGAACCCCTGGTCCTCGTCGCCGGGCTCGGCCAGCAGCTGCACAGCTGGCCGGACGCCTTCTGCGCCCAGCTCGCCCAGCGCGGCTACGAGGTCGTCCGGTTCGACAACCGGGACGCCGGGGGCTCGACGCACCCGCGCTTCCGGCCGCCGAGCCTCCTCGGCATGCTCGCGGGGCGGTTTCCCCCGCAGCAGTACGACCTGGCGGACATGGCCGCCGACACCATGGGCCTGTTCGACGCGCTGGACCTCGAGACCGCCCACCTCGCGGGTGTCTCCATGGGCGGCATGATCTCCCAGACCACCGCGGCGCGGTACCCGGACCGGATCCGCACCCTGACGTCGATCATGTCGACGACCGGGTCGCGCCTGCTCGGCCGCCCCGCGCTCTCGACGTTGCGGATGATGGGCGCGAAACCGCCGAAGTCCCGCGAAGAGGCCGTCGAGAGCGCCGTCCGGATGTTCCGCCACATCGGCTCGCGCGGCTTCCCGTTCGACGAGGCCTGGGTGCGCGAGACGGCCGCGAAGGGCTGGGACCGCGACCCGACCGCCGGTGGCGTCGGCCGCCAGCTCGCCGCGATCATGAAGTCCGGCAACCGGACGCCGCTCCTGCGGAAGATCACCGCGCCGACGCTGGTGATCCACGGCGACCGCGACCGGATGGTCCACCCCACCGGCGGCGCCGCCACCGCCCGCGCGATTCCCGGCGCCCGCCACGAAACCGTCCGCGGCATGGGCCACGACCTGCCCGAAGGCGCGTGGCCGGCCGTGCTCGACCTCATCGACCAGCACGCGAGGAGCAGCGATGTCCCGGCCCCGTAA
- a CDS encoding cytochrome P450 — protein sequence MTTMTSPTTLPPGPTAPRAVQGAYALTQPLRGMRRLKERYGDAFTVNVPIFGNAVVISDPAEIKQLFTSGPDLVDNLEVNLGRVLGSRSMFALSGEEHRRQRKLLVPPFHGRRLAAYEKIVEEETVRELASWPDRKAFATLPSMMRITLNAILRAVFGAEGAEFAELRELLPPFVTLGSRLAVLPIPKKGRFNPWRRFERMRREYDAIVGRLIAKARPDGDDVLSMMLQTRYDDGSKLSREEISDQLLTLLTAGHETTATTLAWAVERLRRHPALLAELEDNGKLLDATILEVQRTRPVIDLTARQVKQDGYRLGRWTLPKGYAVLVSIALIHDDDVVFPHAATFDPHRFEGARPDLYQWIPFGGGTRRCLGAAFATMEMTVVLRTLLRDFTLVPTEAPGERWHSRGVAYAPAKGGRAIVRRRMTGGAS from the coding sequence ATGACGACCATGACAAGCCCCACGACGCTGCCGCCGGGGCCCACCGCGCCCCGCGCCGTCCAGGGCGCCTACGCGCTGACGCAGCCCCTGCGCGGCATGCGGCGGCTCAAAGAGCGCTACGGGGACGCCTTCACAGTGAACGTGCCGATCTTCGGCAACGCCGTCGTGATCAGCGATCCCGCCGAGATCAAACAGCTGTTCACCTCGGGGCCCGACCTCGTCGACAACCTCGAGGTCAACCTCGGGCGCGTGCTCGGGTCGCGGTCGATGTTCGCCCTCTCCGGCGAGGAACACCGGAGGCAGCGCAAGCTCCTGGTACCGCCCTTCCACGGACGGCGGCTCGCGGCGTACGAGAAGATCGTCGAAGAGGAGACCGTCCGCGAGCTGGCGAGCTGGCCGGACAGGAAAGCGTTCGCGACGCTGCCGTCGATGATGCGGATCACCCTCAACGCCATCCTGCGCGCGGTGTTCGGCGCCGAAGGGGCCGAGTTCGCCGAGCTGCGCGAACTGCTGCCGCCGTTCGTCACCCTCGGCTCCCGGCTGGCCGTGCTGCCGATTCCCAAGAAGGGCCGCTTCAACCCGTGGCGCCGCTTCGAACGGATGCGCCGCGAGTACGACGCCATCGTCGGCCGGCTGATCGCCAAAGCCCGGCCGGACGGGGACGACGTCCTCTCGATGATGCTGCAGACCCGCTACGACGACGGGTCGAAACTGAGCCGCGAAGAGATCAGCGACCAGCTCCTCACCCTGCTCACCGCCGGCCACGAGACCACCGCGACGACGCTGGCCTGGGCCGTCGAACGCCTGCGCCGCCACCCCGCGCTGCTGGCGGAACTGGAAGACAACGGGAAACTCCTCGACGCCACCATCCTCGAGGTCCAGCGCACCCGCCCGGTCATCGACCTCACCGCCCGGCAGGTCAAGCAGGACGGCTACCGGCTCGGCCGCTGGACGCTGCCGAAGGGGTACGCGGTGCTCGTGAGCATCGCGCTGATCCACGACGACGACGTCGTCTTCCCCCACGCGGCCACCTTCGACCCCCACCGCTTCGAAGGCGCGCGCCCGGACCTCTACCAGTGGATCCCGTTCGGCGGCGGCACCCGCCGTTGCCTCGGCGCCGCCTTCGCGACCATGGAGATGACCGTCGTGCTGCGGACCCTCCTGCGGGACTTCACGCTGGTACCGACCGAAGCGCCCGGCGAGCGCTGGCACTCCCGGGGCGTCGCCTATGCCCCGGCCAAGGGCGGCCGCGCGATCGTGCGCCGCCGGATGACCGGAGGTGCTTCTTGA
- a CDS encoding TetR/AcrR family transcriptional regulator, translating to MTSVDVDTRRFRQRLLDGLAASITEDGFRDTTVADIVRRARTSRRTFYEHFSSREECLIALLAEANRSMIRQISDAVDPRAPWAVQVRQAIEAWIACAESEPAITLSWIRDVPALGASARDLQRDAMEGFIAMTQRLTDTAEMRAAGICPPSRQLSIMLLGGLRELIATTVEDGGRAGDVTELAVRASIALLGPA from the coding sequence GTGACTTCCGTGGACGTCGACACCCGCCGGTTCCGGCAGCGGCTGCTGGACGGGCTGGCCGCGTCGATCACCGAGGACGGCTTCCGCGACACGACGGTCGCCGACATCGTCCGCCGCGCCCGCACCTCCCGCCGGACGTTCTACGAACACTTCTCCAGCCGTGAAGAGTGCTTGATCGCGCTCCTGGCCGAGGCGAACCGTTCGATGATCCGGCAGATTTCCGACGCCGTCGACCCGCGCGCCCCCTGGGCGGTCCAAGTGCGGCAGGCCATCGAAGCGTGGATCGCGTGCGCGGAGTCCGAGCCGGCGATCACGTTGAGCTGGATCCGGGACGTACCGGCGCTCGGCGCTTCGGCCCGCGACCTGCAGCGCGACGCGATGGAGGGATTCATCGCGATGACACAGCGGCTGACGGACACGGCGGAGATGCGCGCGGCGGGCATCTGCCCACCGTCCCGTCAGCTGTCGATCATGCTGCTGGGCGGCCTGCGGGAGCTGATCGCCACCACCGTCGAGGACGGCGGCCGGGCCGGCGACGTCACCGAGCTCGCGGTGCGTGCCTCGATCGCCCTGCTCGGCCCGGCCTGA
- a CDS encoding Asp23/Gls24 family envelope stress response protein encodes MSDVINSIFGRPKNETPGSGEYGYEPVATEPVAVAEEPAEPAGDTGTAVEDEETDSSPEAAAATETADDDSIDGDEDEDGTEDSTETVEAETAEDDTDADEDADEESVEESAVDTDAAVAEEDTDGDDDADQALAVVATEETEEAPAEVTEETSARPAAATRGATTVADAVVTKVVTGVARKTEGVHDLAGDLTVVVDGEVVTISVPLVIEFGHAVKPLAERIRVDVIDAVERLLGLEVDNLDVHIADIHLGD; translated from the coding sequence ATGTCCGACGTCATCAACAGCATCTTCGGCCGCCCCAAGAACGAAACGCCCGGCTCCGGCGAGTACGGCTACGAACCGGTCGCCACCGAACCGGTCGCCGTCGCCGAGGAGCCGGCCGAACCGGCCGGCGACACCGGCACCGCCGTCGAGGACGAAGAGACGGATTCGTCGCCCGAGGCTGCCGCGGCCACCGAAACCGCCGACGACGACTCCATCGACGGTGACGAGGACGAAGACGGCACCGAGGACAGCACCGAGACCGTCGAAGCGGAGACGGCCGAGGACGACACCGACGCGGACGAAGACGCCGACGAGGAGTCCGTCGAGGAGTCTGCCGTGGACACCGACGCGGCCGTCGCCGAAGAGGACACCGACGGGGACGACGACGCCGACCAGGCACTGGCAGTGGTCGCGACCGAGGAAACCGAAGAGGCCCCGGCCGAGGTAACCGAAGAGACCTCGGCCCGCCCGGCCGCCGCCACGCGCGGAGCGACCACCGTGGCCGACGCGGTCGTCACGAAGGTCGTCACCGGCGTCGCCCGCAAGACCGAAGGCGTGCACGACCTTGCCGGGGACCTCACGGTCGTGGTCGACGGCGAGGTCGTCACGATCAGCGTGCCGCTGGTGATCGAGTTCGGGCACGCGGTCAAGCCGCTGGCCGAGCGCATCCGGGTCGACGTGATCGACGCCGTCGAGCGGCTTCTGGGCCTCGAGGTCGACAACCTGGACGTCCACATCGCGGACATCCACCTCGGCGACTGA
- a CDS encoding SGNH/GDSL hydrolase family protein → MKRPLVIFFLAVLTTLFVGASARPAPSHWVATWTSMPQLTEPGNMPPAPFTGTDRVLDNASLRETAQVTAGGPRIRLRFSNAFGGAPLPLTAVSVARPVSGAAGVSAVVPGSIVPVTFHGKPSTVVPQGAQVVSDPLPFPVRPLENISVTAYLANGQASTSITSHPGSRTTSYLLAGNQVSALDLPGATPVDHWYFLSGVEVLSPASAVAVIGDSISDGRGSTTNGNNRWPNVLASRLHGVSVVNQAAGGNRVLQDGLGPNVLARLDRDLLSTSGVSWAIVFEGVNDIGTATPAAAADVAAQLIDAYDQILVRAHAQDIRVYGATITAFGGNTGYDAPEREAARQQVNAWIRQPGHFDALLDFDKVTRDPGAPSRLLPAYDVGDHLHLNPDGYRAIGNSVPERLFSGD, encoded by the coding sequence GTGAAACGTCCTCTGGTGATCTTCTTCCTGGCCGTGCTGACCACCCTGTTCGTCGGGGCTTCCGCGCGTCCCGCACCGTCGCACTGGGTGGCGACGTGGACGTCGATGCCGCAGCTGACCGAGCCCGGCAACATGCCGCCGGCGCCGTTCACGGGCACCGACCGGGTGCTCGACAACGCGTCCCTGCGCGAGACGGCCCAGGTGACGGCCGGCGGGCCCCGGATCCGCCTGCGGTTCTCCAACGCCTTCGGCGGGGCACCGCTGCCGCTGACCGCGGTGTCGGTGGCTCGTCCGGTTTCCGGCGCCGCCGGGGTTTCCGCCGTGGTCCCGGGCAGCATCGTCCCGGTGACGTTCCACGGAAAGCCGTCGACGGTGGTCCCGCAGGGCGCGCAGGTCGTGTCGGACCCGCTGCCGTTCCCGGTGCGGCCGCTGGAGAACATCTCGGTGACGGCGTACCTGGCGAACGGCCAGGCGTCGACGTCGATCACCTCGCACCCGGGTTCGCGCACGACGTCCTACCTGCTGGCGGGCAACCAGGTGTCTGCTCTCGATTTGCCGGGCGCGACCCCGGTCGACCACTGGTACTTCCTCAGCGGCGTCGAGGTGCTGTCCCCGGCGTCGGCGGTGGCCGTGATCGGCGACTCGATCTCCGACGGCCGCGGCTCGACGACGAACGGCAACAACCGCTGGCCGAACGTGCTGGCTTCGCGCCTCCACGGTGTGTCGGTGGTGAACCAGGCTGCGGGTGGAAACCGCGTTTTGCAGGACGGCCTCGGCCCGAACGTGCTGGCCCGATTGGACCGCGATCTGCTGTCCACGAGCGGGGTTTCGTGGGCGATCGTGTTCGAGGGCGTGAACGACATCGGCACGGCCACCCCGGCGGCCGCGGCGGACGTCGCGGCACAGCTGATCGACGCGTACGACCAGATCCTGGTGCGAGCGCACGCGCAGGACATCCGGGTCTACGGAGCGACGATCACTGCCTTCGGCGGCAACACGGGGTATGACGCGCCGGAGCGGGAAGCGGCGCGCCAGCAGGTGAACGCGTGGATCCGCCAACCGGGCCACTTCGACGCACTGCTGGACTTCGACAAGGTGACCCGCGACCCGGGCGCACCGTCCCGGCTGCTGCCGGCGTACGACGTGGGCGACCACCTGCACCTGAACCCGGACGGCTACCGGGCGATCGGGAACAGCGTCCCGGAGCGGCTGTTCAGCGGGGACTGA
- a CDS encoding beta-glucosidase family protein: MTTQPTTAGEPWRDPAADPGERVRALMARMTLREKLAQLYGVWVGIDSGGEMAPHQHDFVDAAVDFDDLVRHGIGQLTRVFGTRPVDPVIGARSLARTQRQIVSSGRFGIPAVVHEECLTGLAAWQATIYPAPLSWGATFDPDLVRRMGERIGRTMRALGVHQGLAPVLDVARDLRWGRIEETIGEDPYLVGTIGSAYVAGLESAGVVATLKHFVGYSASRAGRNLAPVSAGPREIADVLLPPFELALRAGARSVMNTYTDIDGVPGAADPSLLTGLLRDTYGFDGTVVSDYFSVAFLHRLHRVAADRGDAAAQALTAGIDVELPTMDCYGEPLLAAVEGGAVDAAAVDRALERVLRQKCELGLLDADWAPEVPEEIDLDDAESRALAREVAERSIVLLHNDGTLPLSPGARLAVVGPRADAAGAMLGCYSFPLHVGVHHPDVPFGVSVPTVVEALRTSFDVTYALGCPVTGGDDDGIAEAVAACADASVCVAVLGDRAGLFGGGTSGEGCDAPDLRLPGRQEELLDALLDTGKPVVLVLLSGRPYELSRQLPRLAAVVSGFYPGEEGAPALADVLSGRLDPAGRLPVSFPAAGASQPSTYLAAPLGHRSEVSTVDPTPLFPFGHGLSYAPATWLDVSATGSLWPTDGVCRVRVTLRNDHQRTTSEVVQVYLHDPVAEVARPERQLIAARRVSLAPGETSVLEIGLHADLTSYTGRAGQRLVEPGDVELRVGTSSEQIVTTLHCTLTGPRRTVGFDRVLTPEFSS, translated from the coding sequence TTGACCACGCAGCCCACCACGGCCGGAGAGCCGTGGCGCGACCCCGCGGCCGACCCGGGCGAACGCGTCCGGGCCCTGATGGCCCGGATGACCCTGCGCGAGAAGCTCGCCCAGCTCTACGGGGTCTGGGTCGGCATCGACTCCGGCGGCGAAATGGCGCCGCACCAGCACGACTTCGTCGACGCCGCGGTCGATTTCGACGACCTGGTCCGGCACGGCATCGGGCAGCTGACCCGCGTCTTCGGCACCCGGCCGGTCGACCCGGTGATCGGGGCGCGCAGCCTGGCGCGCACCCAGCGGCAGATCGTTTCCAGCGGCCGGTTCGGGATTCCCGCGGTGGTGCACGAGGAATGCCTGACCGGGCTGGCCGCGTGGCAGGCCACGATCTACCCGGCCCCCCTGTCGTGGGGCGCGACCTTCGACCCGGACCTGGTGCGCCGGATGGGCGAACGGATCGGCCGGACCATGCGCGCGCTGGGCGTGCACCAGGGGCTCGCGCCGGTCCTCGACGTCGCGCGCGACCTGCGCTGGGGCCGGATCGAGGAGACCATCGGCGAGGACCCGTACCTCGTCGGCACGATCGGCAGCGCGTACGTCGCCGGCCTGGAGTCGGCGGGCGTGGTCGCCACGCTCAAGCACTTCGTCGGGTACTCGGCCTCCCGCGCCGGGCGCAACCTCGCGCCCGTTTCGGCCGGGCCACGCGAAATCGCCGACGTCCTGCTCCCGCCGTTCGAACTGGCGCTGCGCGCCGGGGCCCGGTCGGTGATGAACACCTACACCGACATCGACGGCGTCCCGGGCGCCGCCGACCCGTCGCTGCTGACGGGTTTGCTGCGCGACACCTACGGCTTCGACGGCACGGTGGTCTCCGACTACTTCTCGGTGGCGTTCCTGCACCGGCTGCACCGCGTCGCGGCCGACCGCGGCGACGCCGCCGCGCAGGCGCTGACCGCGGGCATCGACGTCGAGCTGCCCACCATGGACTGCTACGGCGAGCCGCTGCTCGCCGCGGTGGAAGGGGGCGCGGTCGACGCCGCCGCCGTCGACCGTGCCCTCGAACGCGTGTTGCGGCAGAAGTGCGAGCTGGGCCTGCTCGACGCGGACTGGGCGCCGGAGGTCCCGGAGGAGATCGACCTCGACGACGCCGAGTCGCGGGCGCTCGCCCGCGAGGTCGCCGAACGCTCGATCGTGTTGCTGCACAACGACGGGACGCTCCCGCTGTCCCCCGGCGCCCGGCTCGCCGTGGTGGGGCCGCGCGCGGACGCCGCCGGCGCGATGCTCGGCTGCTACTCCTTCCCGCTGCACGTCGGTGTCCACCACCCCGACGTCCCGTTCGGTGTCTCCGTGCCGACCGTGGTGGAGGCGCTGCGGACGTCGTTCGACGTGACCTACGCGCTGGGCTGCCCGGTCACCGGCGGGGACGACGACGGCATCGCCGAAGCGGTCGCCGCGTGCGCGGACGCCTCGGTGTGCGTGGCGGTGCTGGGCGACCGGGCCGGCCTGTTCGGCGGCGGGACGTCCGGCGAAGGCTGCGACGCGCCCGACCTGCGGCTGCCGGGCCGCCAGGAGGAACTGCTGGACGCCCTGCTGGACACGGGCAAGCCGGTGGTCCTGGTCCTGCTGTCCGGGCGGCCGTACGAACTTTCCCGGCAGCTGCCCCGGCTCGCCGCGGTGGTCAGCGGCTTCTACCCCGGCGAAGAGGGCGCGCCCGCGCTCGCGGATGTCCTCAGTGGACGGCTCGACCCGGCGGGCAGGCTGCCGGTGAGCTTCCCGGCGGCCGGGGCGAGCCAGCCGTCGACGTACCTGGCGGCGCCGCTGGGGCACCGCAGCGAAGTGAGCACGGTGGATCCCACTCCCCTGTTCCCCTTCGGGCACGGGCTGTCCTACGCGCCGGCGACGTGGCTGGACGTCAGCGCGACCGGTTCGCTCTGGCCGACGGACGGCGTCTGCCGGGTCCGGGTGACCCTGCGCAACGACCACCAGCGCACGACCTCCGAGGTCGTCCAGGTCTACCTGCACGACCCGGTGGCCGAGGTGGCGCGCCCCGAGCGCCAGCTGATCGCGGCGCGCCGCGTTTCCCTGGCGCCCGGCGAAACTTCGGTGCTCGAGATCGGCCTGCACGCGGACCTGACGTCCTACACCGGCCGCGCCGGGCAGCGGCTGGTCGAGCCCGGCGACGTCGAACTGCGGGTGGGGACGTCGAGCGAACAGATCGTCACGACCCTGCACTGCACGCTGACCGGGCCGCGCCGCACCGTCGGCTTCGACCGGGTCCTGACCCCGGAGTTCTCGTCGTGA
- a CDS encoding LacI family DNA-binding transcriptional regulator, with protein MQPSSRVTIRDVAARAGVSVATVSKVINDRYGVSAATLARVRAVIEELGYEASLVAQSLRNHRTNVIGILVADLEPFSTELLKGAADAIRGSGFELVVYSAGGRTGDPVGWEKRYLSRLSGTLVDGAVLVTPAVSLEAVPGTPVVAVDPHTGPSDQPTIDSDNLRGAQLATEHLLELGHRRIAFLSGRPDLQSAELRKNGYLRALTAAGIAPDEDLIRIGAYDPEVSAASAHALLTGPDRPTAVFAANDISAIATVGAAAELGLSVPDDLSVVGFDNVPESALCSPPLTTVNQPIREMGHRAIAMLIALINGAEVEHTHVTLDTGLVVRRSTRAVT; from the coding sequence ATGCAGCCCAGTTCCAGGGTGACCATCCGTGACGTCGCCGCCCGGGCCGGCGTCTCGGTGGCCACGGTTTCGAAGGTGATCAACGATCGCTACGGCGTCTCCGCCGCGACGCTCGCGCGAGTCCGCGCGGTGATCGAAGAACTCGGCTACGAGGCCAGTCTCGTGGCGCAAAGCCTGAGAAACCACCGGACGAACGTCATCGGGATCCTGGTCGCCGACCTCGAGCCGTTCTCGACCGAGCTGCTCAAGGGGGCCGCGGACGCCATCCGCGGCAGCGGGTTCGAACTCGTCGTCTACTCCGCCGGCGGGCGTACCGGCGACCCGGTGGGCTGGGAGAAGCGCTACCTGTCCCGGCTGAGCGGGACCCTCGTCGACGGCGCCGTGCTGGTCACGCCGGCCGTGTCGCTGGAAGCCGTGCCCGGCACGCCGGTCGTCGCCGTCGACCCGCACACCGGGCCCTCGGACCAGCCGACCATCGATTCCGACAACCTGCGCGGTGCCCAGCTGGCGACCGAGCACCTGCTCGAGCTCGGCCACCGGCGGATCGCGTTCCTCTCCGGCCGCCCCGACCTGCAGTCCGCCGAACTGCGGAAAAACGGGTACCTGCGGGCTTTGACGGCCGCGGGCATCGCCCCGGACGAAGACCTGATCCGGATCGGCGCCTACGACCCGGAGGTCTCCGCGGCCTCGGCCCACGCCCTGCTGACCGGCCCGGACCGGCCGACCGCGGTGTTCGCCGCCAACGACATCTCGGCGATCGCGACCGTCGGCGCGGCGGCCGAGCTCGGCCTTTCGGTGCCCGACGACCTTTCCGTGGTGGGCTTCGACAACGTGCCCGAGTCCGCGCTCTGCAGCCCGCCGCTGACCACGGTGAACCAGCCGATCCGCGAGATGGGCCACCGCGCGATCGCCATGCTCATCGCGCTGATCAACGGCGCCGAGGTCGAGCACACGCACGTCACCCTCGACACCGGTCTGGTCGTGCGGCGCTCGACGCGCGCCGTCACCTGA
- a CDS encoding extracellular solute-binding protein, which translates to MFVKRRITVLAALAAVVPLALAACSGGNETPAQPSGPVTLTWWHNGTTDPIKSIWEKVIADYHQAHPDVTIKAQPLQNEDFGTKVPLALQSAEPPDIYQSWGAGDLASQITSGKVADITDATKPWITQTTGKFGENWQVDGKQYGVPFEQHFVGFWYRKDLFTQAGITTPPKTMDELNTAVSQLKAKGIAPISVGGKDRWPDAFYFNYFAVRECSVDVLKQSVKAVKLEDPCWTKAGQDLKNFLATQPFQTGFAGTPAQQGAGSSAGLVANGKAAMELQGDWEPGTMSSLTEDKQLDSKVGWFAFPSVPGGAGDPAAVLGGGDGFACTTRASKACADFLQYLGSEPVQTQLAAQGAGLPVNTVAAKSLKTDTLREVYDYGTKAPYLQMYFDRAFPTAVGAALNDAVANMFAGQGTPEGIVTAVNQAAAGNK; encoded by the coding sequence ATGTTTGTGAAACGCCGGATCACCGTTCTCGCCGCCTTGGCAGCCGTCGTCCCGCTCGCGCTCGCAGCGTGCAGCGGAGGGAACGAAACACCCGCGCAGCCGAGCGGCCCGGTCACCCTGACCTGGTGGCACAACGGCACCACCGACCCGATCAAGTCGATCTGGGAAAAGGTCATCGCGGACTACCACCAGGCGCACCCCGACGTCACGATCAAGGCCCAGCCGCTGCAGAACGAGGACTTCGGCACCAAGGTCCCGCTCGCCCTGCAGTCGGCCGAGCCGCCGGACATCTACCAGTCCTGGGGCGCGGGCGACCTGGCCTCGCAGATCACCTCGGGCAAGGTCGCCGACATCACCGACGCCACGAAGCCGTGGATCACCCAGACCACCGGCAAGTTCGGGGAGAACTGGCAGGTCGACGGCAAGCAGTACGGCGTGCCGTTCGAGCAGCACTTCGTCGGGTTCTGGTACCGCAAGGACCTGTTCACCCAGGCCGGGATCACCACCCCGCCGAAGACCATGGACGAGCTGAACACCGCCGTCTCACAGCTGAAGGCCAAGGGCATCGCGCCGATCTCCGTCGGCGGCAAGGACCGCTGGCCGGATGCCTTCTACTTCAACTACTTCGCCGTCCGCGAATGCTCTGTCGACGTGCTCAAGCAGTCGGTGAAGGCGGTCAAGCTCGAGGACCCGTGCTGGACGAAGGCCGGGCAGGACCTCAAGAACTTCCTCGCCACCCAGCCGTTCCAGACCGGGTTCGCCGGGACGCCCGCCCAGCAGGGCGCGGGCAGTTCGGCCGGTCTGGTCGCCAACGGCAAGGCCGCCATGGAGCTGCAGGGCGACTGGGAGCCCGGCACGATGTCGTCGCTGACCGAGGACAAGCAGCTCGACTCGAAGGTCGGCTGGTTCGCGTTCCCGTCCGTGCCCGGCGGCGCGGGCGACCCGGCGGCCGTGCTCGGCGGCGGTGACGGCTTCGCCTGCACCACCCGCGCGTCGAAGGCGTGCGCGGACTTCCTGCAGTACCTGGGCAGCGAGCCGGTGCAGACGCAGCTCGCCGCGCAGGGGGCCGGCCTGCCCGTCAACACCGTCGCCGCGAAGTCGCTGAAGACCGACACGCTCCGCGAGGTCTACGACTACGGCACGAAGGCGCCGTACCTGCAGATGTACTTCGACCGGGCGTTCCCGACGGCGGTCGGCGCGGCGCTGAACGACGCGGTGGCCAACATGTTCGCCGGCCAGGGCACCCCGGAAGGCATCGTGACGGCCGTCAACCAGGCCGCGGCGGGCAACAAGTGA
- a CDS encoding carbohydrate ABC transporter permease has product MTTATTPVRTAAQPSAPAVTPRAKRSRLRTRLELTLLLGPALLLFGGFVLVPIGIAAFYSLFKWNGFGPLDDFIGFDNYVDAFSGKVFQSAIVHNLIIAGLSIVVQLPLSIGLALLLNRKLRGRAVLRALVFAPYVLSEAITAVIWFLMLQPGGFADQVLKGVGLGGLIHLWVADPSIVLYTLFAVITWKYIGFGIILLLAGLQGVPAELREAAALDGASAWQTTRHVVLPLLGPTIRIWIFLSVIGSLQLFDLVWIMTTGGPANASTTMATYLIDHGFKRYEFGFGSAVAVILFVICFVFALLYQRFALRRDTQGALTRMVG; this is encoded by the coding sequence GTGACCACGGCGACGACCCCGGTGCGGACGGCGGCGCAGCCGTCCGCACCGGCGGTCACGCCCCGGGCGAAGCGGTCCCGGCTGCGCACCCGGCTCGAGCTGACACTGCTGCTCGGGCCGGCGCTGCTGCTGTTCGGCGGGTTCGTCCTGGTGCCGATCGGAATCGCGGCCTTCTACAGCCTGTTCAAGTGGAACGGCTTCGGCCCGCTGGACGACTTCATCGGCTTCGACAACTACGTCGACGCCTTCAGCGGCAAGGTGTTCCAGAGCGCCATCGTGCACAACCTGATCATCGCCGGGCTGTCGATCGTGGTGCAGCTGCCGCTGTCGATCGGGCTGGCGCTGCTGCTGAACCGGAAGCTGCGAGGGCGCGCGGTGCTGCGCGCCCTCGTCTTCGCGCCTTACGTGCTCTCCGAGGCGATCACCGCGGTGATCTGGTTCCTCATGCTTCAGCCCGGCGGCTTCGCCGACCAGGTGCTCAAGGGCGTGGGTCTCGGCGGCCTCATCCACCTGTGGGTGGCCGATCCGAGCATCGTGCTCTACACGCTCTTCGCGGTGATCACCTGGAAGTACATCGGCTTCGGGATCATCCTGCTGCTCGCCGGGCTCCAAGGGGTGCCCGCCGAACTGCGCGAAGCCGCCGCGCTCGACGGCGCGTCGGCGTGGCAGACCACGCGGCACGTGGTGCTGCCCCTGCTCGGCCCGACCATCCGGATCTGGATCTTCCTGTCCGTCATCGGCTCGCTGCAGCTGTTCGACCTGGTGTGGATCATGACGACGGGCGGCCCGGCGAACGCGTCGACGACGATGGCGACCTACCTGATCGACCACGGCTTCAAGCGCTACGAGTTCGGGTTCGGCTCCGCGGTGGCGGTGATCCTGTTCGTCATCTGCTTCGTGTTCGCCCTGCTGTACCAGCGGTTCGCGCTGCGCCGCGACACCCAGGGGGCCCTGACGAGGATGGTGGGCTGA